A window of Costertonia aggregata contains these coding sequences:
- a CDS encoding HYC_CC_PP family protein: MKHYIHKIFSLFMALLLLVSTTSWKVEKHYCMGHLIDVAVFSEPDSCSMLMSSSETKDSKENTIEKGCCDNEIEVVEGQDTLKNTFEDLSLKKQQFLVALSSAFIHVFYFETESSVSDNIYPPPILVKDIQLLDEVFLI, translated from the coding sequence ATGAAGCATTACATCCATAAAATATTTTCGTTGTTCATGGCACTTTTGCTATTGGTTTCCACCACCTCTTGGAAAGTGGAAAAGCATTACTGCATGGGTCATTTGATAGATGTAGCAGTTTTTTCGGAACCTGATAGTTGTAGTATGCTCATGTCTTCATCAGAAACCAAAGATTCGAAAGAAAATACCATTGAAAAGGGATGTTGCGACAATGAGATCGAAGTAGTGGAAGGCCAAGATACCTTAAAAAACACTTTTGAAGATCTTTCTTTGAAAAAGCAACAGTTTTTGGTTGCTCTTTCCTCAGCTTTCATACATGTATTTTACTTTGAAACGGAATCTTCCGTTTCGGACAATATTTATCCTCCCCCAATATTGGTGAAAGACATCCAACTGTTGGATGAAGTTTTCTTGATTTGA
- a CDS encoding heavy-metal-associated domain-containing protein gives MKHTYIITGMTCGGCVASVTEKISKVSGVQNVEVNLEKSEAQITMREHIGLDIFKSALPDKYSITDKKSEEAASKALNSNLLKKEKESEPTKLQQLKPLLLIFLYLFSAAFLLNYKDWSIYEAMLDFMGLFYIVFSFFKLLDLKGFPDSFRMYDPLAKAIPAYGRVYPFLELILGLLFLMRLQVTLALIATIVILGITTVGVTKTLLDKKSIRCACLGTALKLPMTEATFIENAIMLVMAITMLFQTV, from the coding sequence ATGAAACACACATATATAATAACAGGAATGACCTGCGGCGGATGCGTAGCATCGGTTACTGAAAAAATATCCAAAGTCTCTGGAGTTCAAAATGTTGAGGTAAATCTTGAAAAATCCGAAGCCCAAATAACCATGCGAGAGCATATTGGCCTGGATATTTTTAAATCAGCACTTCCGGACAAATATTCGATTACTGACAAAAAAAGTGAAGAAGCTGCATCCAAAGCATTGAACTCTAACCTACTTAAAAAAGAAAAAGAAAGTGAGCCAACAAAGTTGCAACAGTTAAAACCATTGTTGCTAATTTTTTTATACCTGTTCTCGGCGGCCTTTTTACTGAATTATAAGGACTGGAGTATTTACGAAGCGATGCTCGACTTCATGGGATTGTTTTACATTGTCTTTAGCTTTTTTAAGTTGTTGGATTTAAAAGGATTTCCCGATAGTTTTCGAATGTACGACCCGTTGGCAAAGGCCATTCCTGCTTACGGCCGGGTATATCCTTTTTTGGAGCTGATTTTGGGGCTGCTGTTTTTGATGCGCCTTCAAGTGACTTTGGCCTTGATAGCTACCATAGTGATTTTAGGGATAACTACCGTTGGGGTAACAAAGACTTTGCTGGATAAAAAATCCATTCGCTGTGCCTGCTTGGGAACAGCGCTCAAGCTACCCATGACCGAGGCTACTTTTATCGAGAATGCCATTATGTTGGTTATGGCGATAACCATGCTTTTTCAAACAGTTTAA